The following coding sequences are from one Holophagales bacterium window:
- a CDS encoding translocation/assembly module TamB domain-containing protein, with product MARGIHSPRSRARRATIKALVVVALLSPAALLFLLYRPGVQARLLATALRRAEDATGLALYARTVEMDPLRGRLVLRGVGAAVLGARPFLTAEEAEIQIDVGEGFRRRLHVRHLVAEGVRIDLSAPLPASRGASARDLTFLSTAEIDHIRVEIASFVSGPLPASLREVALEARLENAGLKGNLHGGTLSLQGDLPAVVVDRPGPLRLTAAGNVVLSLSAAGEIGLTALHLAGEGFTASAWGGAGLSSEAPIALHAEVSAETAKVAPELGTTGTLHLVADLGGSRSALSATLAVDGKDVKTPYVALETVTVKARFEDQTLFVEAARTDLQPGGRIEGEGRFDLDEGAGTWTLRAARLPDGLLDGIADEATRTRWGIADTELDGTATARHGRGDPLPLSVDTELSLSRAGKSLATVKGRLESRGVTTLDLAATFLPDSPGERRAEGSLRAPTLAGLASGRLADGRLRVFAPDLAEAWAELHVLFPSLVVAAPEGVDLGGGIRLDVEGTGPLRALRLDAEGAFDPARGGSLSFRAVADAGRRRVEGTVSASGLSIGTVRPGATGLASADATFTLGPKQRDVRVTLDAAGLCLAEELPFLEALHATLEADGRELRIVDLAATSPEVPGAGSGLAHLEASGRVSLTEAFRDADLDAFVSAGELSAEAHALLRDGVLALDVPRAGRPGLEAALSARLPLGALRDVPAVASHLPPGLPEGPLELTLDAPGFDSCALAASLPAGTDVVPVSGNLRVFATIPLADPFGGTATVELEGASLETPAGRLAVPSTARVTLEGGRLSLEPVTVDGERTSFLLSASADLVPGARPGAALAGLVSHVAVTAGGRADAALLTPFLAGGAASGEIALEAKVAGPPDALEGRVFLDGKGSRFSWPLAWPTEIRDPLLEADLTPGTASLTRGEALLNGGPLLLSGGWYRGGGTTLTALFADVRYRLAYGLAATLSGELTFDVIEDARRISGTVTLDRGLLERDIDLDREILARVLAPPEATGTEKSLLDTLALDIGIETASGVRIRNNVADLSASWSRLEVTGTARRPVVRGRIDVGKNGLVFAYGQAFRVDKGVITYTGNPATDPRLDFVTTSSLQDDSVVARRASGDVFESTLESFRQGGTGARGEADAAARLAWGLAGYYSARLASTLGQALGQVAVSARPVFVLGETDPTARLTLSREFSRNVTLAASFDLRNAQRQTWVVDVHRLRRLPPVGFQLFTDDDGSWGGTLQQRIELGGTRARGADPDAPLLGAVRASTPDGIPRRGFLASLGLTRGAPATRDALFDAQIDAEAWLRGKGWPEAQVFLRTVPSRKAGRVDVEASLDPGPRVVVEFEGDPLPAASRRAVAGLYRTGILETSALEEMSLEARRALRALGHLDPRTEASATDAPGGRRVVVAVSAGRRVDIARISFTGVSPAEAVSLARRFGTPLARVELAASLPSADGRLVQALRALGYPNGALVRRDLSEDGGTLTVDLDPSLPSLVDSVEVRGVGDEEARDLVRRVLLSPGEPADADKASLSALAMEDGLRERGFAEARVRVELSPATPEDPPRIAAVFTVEAGPAERVGTVSVEGLSRTSARWAQRAAGLEPGGVFRQDDLARAQADVFALGLFESVKASSVPRPGGGVDVVLAAEERPPFSFGYGVRWESDSGLAAVVDAVDRNVLGRGVTLGLRGLYDPDDRAVRAFGGLPEGLLGVGVEGWYEWRRTFREGLFSDRQTDTSEASLQLSRTLSEGLSARLYGRYRTSRIFEDDPFFPLDVTIEYPYVGGGLVWDNREDPLLGTRGLLATLDLETSGDWLGSSFSYARAYGQASYFRPLFGLGAGPVVWAQSLRLGFAKAFQGQVLIPDVRFYAGGSYSVRGYPTESLGPREDLGGGLFPTGGSTLLVLNEELRVPLHPMLVGVGFFDVGQVWASSSDFGQGLATSLGLGLRALTPIGVLRLDGAVPLDRRPGDPAYRVYFGFGNAF from the coding sequence ATGGCGCGCGGCATCCACTCTCCCCGGTCCCGCGCCCGGCGCGCCACGATCAAGGCGCTCGTCGTCGTCGCGCTCCTATCCCCCGCGGCGCTCCTCTTCCTCCTCTACCGACCCGGTGTGCAGGCCCGCCTCCTCGCGACGGCGCTGAGGCGGGCCGAGGATGCGACCGGTCTCGCCCTCTACGCACGAACGGTGGAGATGGACCCCCTGCGGGGGCGCCTGGTCCTCCGCGGCGTCGGCGCAGCAGTCCTCGGGGCGCGTCCGTTCCTGACGGCCGAAGAGGCCGAGATCCAGATCGACGTGGGCGAGGGGTTCCGCCGGCGCCTCCACGTGCGGCACCTGGTCGCCGAAGGGGTCCGCATCGACCTCTCGGCGCCGCTCCCTGCGTCGCGGGGCGCGTCCGCGAGAGACCTGACGTTTCTCTCCACGGCCGAGATAGACCACATCCGCGTGGAAATCGCGTCGTTCGTGTCCGGGCCGCTCCCGGCCTCTCTTCGGGAGGTGGCGCTGGAAGCGAGGCTCGAGAACGCGGGGCTGAAGGGAAACCTCCACGGCGGCACGCTCAGCCTGCAGGGGGACCTCCCCGCCGTCGTCGTCGATCGACCGGGACCGCTCCGGCTCACGGCGGCCGGAAACGTCGTGCTCTCGCTGAGCGCTGCCGGAGAGATCGGGCTCACGGCGCTCCACCTCGCGGGCGAGGGTTTCACCGCGTCGGCCTGGGGCGGAGCAGGCCTCTCCTCCGAGGCGCCGATCGCCCTCCACGCCGAGGTGAGCGCAGAGACCGCGAAGGTCGCACCCGAGCTGGGGACCACGGGAACGCTTCACCTCGTGGCGGATCTCGGCGGGAGCCGCTCCGCGCTCTCGGCCACCCTGGCCGTCGACGGGAAGGACGTGAAGACCCCCTACGTCGCCCTCGAGACGGTGACCGTGAAGGCGCGTTTCGAGGACCAGACTCTCTTCGTCGAGGCGGCACGGACGGATCTGCAGCCCGGCGGGCGCATCGAGGGAGAGGGTCGATTCGATCTCGACGAGGGCGCCGGGACCTGGACGCTCCGGGCCGCGCGCCTCCCCGACGGACTTCTCGACGGGATCGCCGACGAGGCGACGCGGACCCGCTGGGGCATCGCCGACACCGAGCTCGACGGCACTGCGACGGCGAGGCACGGGCGGGGCGACCCGCTCCCGCTCTCGGTCGACACCGAGCTGTCGCTCTCCCGCGCTGGAAAGTCCCTCGCGACGGTCAAGGGCCGCCTCGAGTCCCGCGGCGTGACCACGCTCGACCTGGCAGCGACGTTCCTCCCCGACTCTCCCGGCGAGCGACGCGCGGAGGGAAGCCTCCGGGCGCCGACCCTCGCGGGCCTCGCGTCGGGCCGTCTCGCCGACGGACGGCTCCGCGTCTTCGCACCCGACCTCGCCGAGGCCTGGGCCGAGCTGCACGTGCTCTTCCCCTCGCTCGTGGTCGCGGCTCCGGAAGGAGTCGACCTCGGAGGAGGAATCCGGCTCGACGTCGAGGGCACGGGACCACTGCGCGCGCTGCGGCTGGACGCCGAAGGGGCATTCGACCCGGCACGGGGGGGCTCGCTGTCGTTCCGCGCGGTCGCCGACGCCGGCCGCCGCCGGGTCGAAGGGACCGTCTCGGCATCCGGCCTCTCGATCGGCACCGTCCGTCCCGGCGCGACCGGGCTCGCATCGGCCGACGCCACGTTCACGCTGGGTCCGAAACAGCGGGACGTTCGCGTCACCCTCGACGCAGCCGGCCTCTGTCTCGCCGAGGAGCTGCCCTTCCTCGAGGCGCTCCACGCCACGCTCGAGGCCGATGGCCGGGAGCTGCGGATCGTCGATCTCGCCGCCACCAGCCCGGAGGTGCCCGGGGCCGGGTCCGGCCTCGCCCACCTCGAGGCCTCAGGGCGCGTTTCCCTCACGGAAGCCTTCCGCGACGCCGACCTCGACGCCTTCGTTTCCGCGGGGGAGCTCTCGGCCGAGGCGCACGCCCTCCTGCGCGACGGTGTCCTCGCGCTCGACGTTCCGCGTGCAGGCCGGCCGGGTCTCGAAGCGGCCCTCTCCGCGCGCCTCCCGCTCGGTGCCCTGCGCGACGTTCCCGCCGTGGCCTCCCATCTCCCGCCGGGCCTTCCCGAGGGACCGCTCGAGCTGACGTTAGATGCGCCGGGCTTCGACTCCTGCGCTCTCGCGGCGTCCCTTCCGGCGGGCACCGACGTCGTCCCCGTTTCCGGCAACCTTCGCGTCTTCGCGACGATCCCCCTGGCGGATCCGTTCGGCGGCACCGCGACGGTCGAGCTCGAAGGCGCGTCCCTGGAGACGCCCGCGGGCCGGCTCGCCGTTCCCAGCACGGCGCGCGTCACCCTCGAGGGCGGCCGGCTCTCTCTCGAGCCGGTCACCGTCGACGGGGAGCGGACGTCGTTCCTCCTCTCCGCCTCGGCCGACCTCGTGCCCGGCGCACGCCCTGGCGCGGCCCTCGCGGGGCTCGTGTCGCACGTCGCCGTGACGGCCGGCGGCCGGGCCGACGCGGCGCTCCTCACCCCTTTCCTGGCGGGGGGAGCGGCCTCGGGCGAGATCGCGCTCGAGGCCAAAGTGGCGGGACCGCCGGACGCGCTGGAGGGGCGCGTCTTCCTCGACGGCAAGGGCTCGCGCTTCTCGTGGCCGCTGGCCTGGCCGACCGAGATCCGGGACCCGCTCCTGGAGGCCGACCTGACGCCCGGAACGGCTTCGCTCACCCGCGGCGAGGCGCTCCTCAACGGCGGTCCGCTCCTCCTCTCGGGCGGCTGGTACCGGGGCGGCGGGACGACGCTGACGGCCCTCTTCGCCGACGTGCGGTACCGCCTCGCCTACGGCCTCGCCGCGACCCTCTCGGGCGAGCTGACGTTCGACGTGATCGAGGACGCGAGGAGGATCTCCGGGACCGTCACGCTCGACCGCGGGCTTCTCGAGAGGGACATCGACCTCGACCGCGAGATCCTCGCGCGCGTCCTCGCTCCTCCCGAGGCGACCGGGACCGAGAAATCCCTCCTCGACACGCTCGCGCTCGACATCGGCATCGAGACCGCCTCCGGGGTGAGGATCCGCAACAACGTGGCCGACCTGTCCGCCTCCTGGAGCCGGCTCGAGGTCACGGGCACCGCCCGGCGGCCGGTCGTCCGCGGCCGGATCGACGTCGGGAAGAACGGTCTGGTCTTCGCCTACGGTCAGGCCTTCCGCGTCGACAAGGGCGTCATCACCTACACCGGGAACCCCGCCACCGATCCGCGTCTCGATTTCGTCACGACCTCCTCGCTCCAGGACGACAGCGTCGTCGCCCGCCGCGCGAGCGGCGACGTCTTCGAGTCGACGCTCGAGTCCTTCCGGCAGGGAGGGACCGGCGCACGCGGAGAGGCGGATGCCGCCGCAAGGCTGGCCTGGGGCCTCGCGGGCTACTACAGCGCGCGCCTCGCGTCGACGCTCGGCCAGGCCCTCGGCCAGGTCGCCGTCTCGGCGCGCCCCGTGTTCGTCCTCGGCGAGACCGACCCGACCGCGCGGCTCACGCTCTCGCGGGAGTTCTCGCGGAACGTGACGCTCGCGGCGTCCTTCGACCTCCGAAACGCGCAGAGGCAGACGTGGGTCGTCGACGTGCACCGTCTCAGGAGGCTCCCTCCGGTCGGCTTCCAGCTCTTCACCGACGACGACGGGAGCTGGGGCGGCACGCTGCAGCAGCGCATCGAGCTCGGGGGAACGCGCGCACGAGGCGCCGACCCCGACGCGCCGCTCCTCGGCGCGGTACGGGCCTCGACTCCGGACGGCATTCCCCGGCGCGGCTTCCTCGCGTCGCTCGGCCTCACGCGCGGCGCGCCGGCGACGCGCGACGCCCTCTTCGACGCCCAGATCGACGCCGAGGCCTGGCTTCGCGGGAAGGGCTGGCCCGAGGCCCAGGTGTTCCTGAGAACCGTTCCGTCGCGTAAGGCGGGGCGGGTCGACGTCGAGGCGTCCCTCGACCCCGGCCCGCGGGTCGTCGTGGAGTTCGAGGGCGATCCGCTGCCGGCCGCATCGCGCCGCGCCGTTGCCGGCCTCTATCGCACCGGGATCCTCGAGACGTCCGCGCTCGAGGAGATGAGCCTCGAGGCGCGCCGCGCTCTGCGCGCCCTCGGGCACCTCGACCCACGGACGGAGGCAAGCGCCACCGACGCGCCGGGAGGCCGTCGCGTCGTCGTCGCCGTGTCGGCCGGCCGACGGGTCGACATCGCCCGGATCTCCTTCACGGGCGTCTCCCCTGCGGAGGCGGTTTCGCTCGCCCGGCGCTTCGGCACACCCCTGGCCCGCGTGGAGCTGGCGGCAAGCCTCCCGAGCGCGGACGGACGGCTCGTGCAGGCATTGCGCGCCCTCGGTTATCCCAACGGCGCCCTCGTCCGGCGGGATCTCTCCGAGGACGGCGGGACCCTGACCGTCGACCTGGACCCTTCCCTTCCGTCCCTGGTCGACTCCGTGGAAGTCCGCGGCGTTGGGGACGAGGAGGCCCGCGACCTCGTGCGGCGAGTGCTGCTCTCCCCGGGAGAGCCGGCCGACGCCGACAAGGCTTCGCTCTCGGCCCTCGCCATGGAGGACGGTCTTCGCGAGCGCGGTTTTGCAGAGGCCCGCGTTCGGGTGGAGCTCTCCCCCGCCACGCCCGAGGACCCGCCCCGCATCGCCGCCGTCTTCACCGTCGAGGCCGGCCCCGCCGAGCGCGTCGGGACGGTTTCCGTCGAGGGGCTCTCACGCACGAGCGCGCGCTGGGCCCAGCGCGCCGCCGGGCTCGAGCCCGGGGGCGTCTTCCGGCAGGACGACCTCGCCCGCGCGCAGGCGGACGTCTTCGCCCTGGGCCTCTTCGAGAGCGTGAAGGCCTCGAGCGTCCCGCGCCCGGGCGGCGGCGTCGACGTCGTTCTCGCGGCCGAAGAACGCCCGCCGTTCTCGTTCGGCTACGGCGTCCGCTGGGAGAGCGACTCCGGGCTCGCCGCCGTCGTCGATGCCGTCGACCGCAACGTCCTCGGTCGCGGCGTCACGCTCGGGTTGCGCGGCCTCTACGATCCCGACGACAGGGCCGTCCGGGCGTTCGGGGGTCTTCCCGAGGGGCTCCTCGGGGTCGGTGTCGAAGGGTGGTACGAATGGCGCCGGACGTTCCGCGAGGGCCTTTTCAGCGACCGGCAGACCGACACGAGCGAGGCCTCCCTGCAGCTCTCGCGAACCCTCTCCGAAGGTCTCTCCGCCCGGCTGTACGGGAGGTACCGGACGTCCCGTATTTTCGAGGACGACCCCTTCTTTCCTCTCGACGTGACCATCGAGTACCCGTACGTCGGCGGCGGGCTCGTCTGGGACAACCGGGAGGACCCCCTCCTCGGAACCCGGGGTCTCCTCGCGACCCTCGACCTCGAGACGAGCGGCGACTGGCTCGGGTCGAGCTTCTCGTACGCCCGCGCCTACGGGCAGGCCAGCTATTTCCGTCCGCTCTTCGGCCTCGGAGCGGGCCCCGTCGTCTGGGCCCAGTCGCTGCGGCTCGGGTTCGCGAAAGCCTTCCAGGGGCAGGTCCTGATCCCGGACGTCCGGTTTTACGCCGGCGGCTCCTATTCGGTACGGGGATACCCGACCGAGAGCCTCGGGCCCCGCGAAGACCTCGGCGGCGGGCTCTTCCCGACCGGGGGCTCGACTCTTCTCGTCCTCAACGAGGAGCTGCGCGTCCCCCTCCACCCGATGCTCGTCGGCGTCGGCTTCTTCGACGTGGGCCAGGTCTGGGCCTCGTCGAGCGACTTCGGGCAAGGCCTCGCGACCTCGCTCGGGCTGGGCCTCAGGGCGCTCACGCCCATCGGCGTCCTGAGGCTCGACGGCGCCGTTCCTCTCGACCGCCGGCCCGGCGACCCGGCGTACAGGGTCTACTTCGGATTCGGCAACGCCTTCTGA
- a CDS encoding polyisoprenoid-binding protein: protein MKKNLLSVALAAVLGLTSFSALAESWTIDASHSTVGFSVRHMMVSNVKGAFGKFTASVDGSPADPTTAKISATIEVASVDTRDAKRDEHLRTADFFDAAKFPQMTFTSTKVEKSSATTAKVAGNLTLRGVTKPVVLDVEYTAPVKNPWGKTVVGASATGKINRKDFGVNWSKNLDGGGLVVGDDVTIQLDLEFVKQDAPAK from the coding sequence ATGAAGAAGAACCTGCTGTCCGTAGCCCTCGCCGCCGTCCTCGGCCTGACGAGCTTCTCCGCCCTCGCCGAGTCCTGGACCATCGACGCGTCCCACTCGACCGTCGGCTTCTCCGTCCGTCACATGATGGTCTCGAACGTGAAAGGAGCCTTCGGCAAGTTCACGGCGAGCGTCGACGGGAGCCCGGCCGATCCGACCACCGCAAAGATCTCCGCGACGATCGAGGTCGCTTCCGTCGACACGCGCGACGCCAAGCGCGACGAACACCTTCGCACGGCCGACTTCTTCGACGCCGCGAAGTTCCCCCAGATGACGTTCACCTCGACGAAGGTCGAGAAGTCCTCCGCCACGACGGCGAAGGTCGCGGGGAACCTGACGCTCCGCGGCGTGACGAAGCCGGTCGTCCTCGACGTCGAGTACACGGCGCCCGTGAAGAACCCGTGGGGGAAGACCGTCGTCGGCGCGAGCGCGACCGGGAAGATCAACCGGAAGGACTTCGGCGTGAACTGGAGCAAGAACCTCGACGGCGGCGGCCTCGTCGTCGGCGACGACGTGACGATCCAGCTCGACCTCGAGTTCGTGAAGCAGGACGCCCCGGCGAAGTAA
- a CDS encoding PilT/PilU family type 4a pilus ATPase → MMVRRSERVSDLIFSPGRPPQVELLGKLEPVPAPGWEMLTPEVTAAIARHLVGDNATAQKALVDDGAADVAYSIPGFSRFRVNVFFQRGSHAIVMRVIPVRVPTFDELKLPPALRDIPGLKNGIVLVTGPTGSGKSSTLAAVVDLINDTHAVHIVTIEDPIEFVHGHKKATIHQRELHRDCPSFSRALRSALRQAPKVILVGEMRDAETIEIALEASETGHLVLSTLHTTDAAKTVDRIIGVFPKSEEQVIRTRLASSFQFIASQRLLPRADGTGRVAAIEILRSNSRTRDYIEKGGGDNEGKSLLDAMRDGGNDGMQSFDQVIEQLIRRRVVTLATGLSYATNPGNLRIELADLQGQA, encoded by the coding sequence ATGATGGTGCGCCGGTCGGAGAGGGTCTCCGACCTGATCTTCTCCCCGGGCCGGCCGCCGCAGGTCGAGCTCCTCGGAAAGCTCGAGCCGGTGCCGGCGCCCGGCTGGGAGATGCTGACGCCCGAGGTGACCGCGGCCATCGCCCGGCACCTCGTCGGCGACAACGCGACGGCGCAGAAGGCCCTCGTCGACGACGGCGCCGCCGACGTCGCCTACTCGATTCCGGGCTTCTCGCGCTTCCGGGTCAACGTGTTCTTCCAGCGCGGGAGCCACGCCATCGTCATGAGGGTCATCCCGGTCCGCGTGCCGACCTTCGACGAGCTGAAGCTGCCGCCGGCCCTTCGCGACATCCCGGGGCTGAAGAACGGCATCGTCCTCGTGACGGGACCGACGGGCTCGGGGAAGTCGTCGACGCTCGCGGCCGTGGTCGACCTGATCAACGACACGCACGCGGTCCACATCGTCACGATCGAGGACCCGATCGAGTTCGTCCACGGGCACAAGAAGGCGACGATCCACCAGCGGGAGCTCCACCGCGACTGTCCCAGCTTCTCCCGGGCGCTGCGCTCGGCGCTGCGGCAGGCGCCGAAGGTGATCCTCGTCGGCGAGATGCGGGACGCGGAGACGATCGAGATCGCGCTGGAGGCGTCGGAGACGGGCCACCTCGTCCTCTCGACGCTCCACACGACCGACGCGGCCAAGACCGTCGACCGGATCATCGGGGTCTTCCCGAAGAGCGAGGAGCAGGTGATCCGGACGCGCCTGGCGAGCTCGTTCCAGTTCATCGCGTCGCAGCGGCTCCTGCCGCGGGCCGACGGTACGGGACGCGTCGCCGCCATCGAGATCCTCCGCTCCAACTCGCGTACGCGCGACTACATCGAGAAGGGGGGAGGCGACAACGAGGGCAAGTCGCTCCTGGACGCGATGCGGGACGGCGGAAACGACGGGATGCAGTCGTTCGACCAGGTCATCGAGCAGCTCATCCGCAGGCGGGTCGTCACGCTCGCCACCGGCCTGTCGTACGCGACGAATCCCGGGAACCTGCGGATCGAGCTGGCGGACCTCCAGGGCCAGGCCTGA
- the rlmN gene encoding 23S rRNA (adenine(2503)-C(2))-methyltransferase RlmN, with amino-acid sequence MKTPLLGLSLPQLAQAIAPVAPQRFRAAQVMRWMIERRADGFAAMTDLPTAARAALEERFTVGLPEVEARTPSEDGAEKFLFRLADGAKVEAVYIPAPRRRASAGGERVTVCVSSQAGCAVNCAFCVTGRLGAGRNLTAGEILGQYIVIAREKAFGPREANVVFMGMGEPLLNLANVSGALDLLESEVSPRRTTVSTAGVVPGIRELARRERRPNLAVSLTAAGNALRTQLMPINAQWPVEELFAALEDWPLEPGRRITFEVVLIAGVNDSPAEARALARLVKRVPSKVNLIPLNESAEWLPGLSRPSRESVDAFGSLLASSGVDVTVRWSKGLGAAAACGQLKGREAPGRLLRIPSPSVRS; translated from the coding sequence TTGAAGACACCCCTCCTCGGCCTGTCCCTCCCCCAGCTCGCGCAGGCGATCGCCCCCGTCGCGCCCCAGCGTTTTCGCGCCGCGCAGGTGATGCGATGGATGATCGAGCGCCGCGCCGACGGCTTCGCCGCGATGACGGACCTGCCGACGGCCGCCCGCGCCGCGCTCGAGGAGCGCTTCACGGTCGGGCTCCCGGAGGTCGAGGCGCGGACGCCGTCCGAGGACGGTGCGGAGAAGTTCCTCTTCCGCCTCGCGGACGGCGCGAAGGTGGAGGCGGTCTACATTCCCGCGCCGCGCCGCCGGGCCTCGGCGGGGGGCGAGCGCGTCACCGTCTGCGTCTCCTCGCAGGCGGGCTGCGCGGTGAACTGCGCGTTCTGCGTGACGGGGCGGCTCGGTGCGGGGCGGAACCTGACGGCCGGGGAGATCCTCGGCCAGTACATCGTCATCGCGCGCGAGAAGGCCTTCGGCCCGCGCGAGGCCAACGTCGTCTTCATGGGAATGGGCGAGCCGCTCCTGAATCTGGCGAACGTCTCCGGGGCCCTGGACCTCCTCGAGTCCGAGGTCTCGCCGAGGAGGACGACCGTTTCGACGGCGGGCGTCGTTCCCGGCATACGCGAGCTGGCCCGGAGGGAGCGCCGGCCGAACCTCGCGGTGTCGCTCACGGCCGCCGGGAACGCCCTTCGGACGCAGCTGATGCCGATCAACGCGCAGTGGCCGGTCGAGGAGCTCTTCGCGGCGCTCGAGGATTGGCCTCTCGAGCCGGGCCGCCGGATCACCTTCGAGGTCGTCCTGATCGCCGGCGTGAACGACTCTCCCGCCGAGGCGCGCGCGCTCGCCCGCCTCGTGAAGCGCGTCCCGTCGAAGGTGAACCTCATCCCGCTCAACGAGTCTGCCGAGTGGCTGCCCGGCCTCTCCCGCCCGTCGCGGGAGTCCGTCGACGCGTTCGGGAGCCTCCTCGCCTCGTCGGGCGTCGACGTCACCGTCCGCTGGTCGAAGGGGCTCGGCGCGGCGGCAGCGTGCGGCCAGCTGAAAGGACGGGAAGCACCCGGTCGGCTGCTGCGCATTCCGTCGCCGTCCGTGCGATCCTGA
- a CDS encoding phytoene/squalene synthase family protein, with the protein MSAAPAGRGVSDLSSAHRANRKLTHQAGANFSVGFRFLPKQRRQAVYAAYAWCRAADDAVDEGDPAGAPERLDAWARELDAVYGGSPSSPAGIALAEALPRFPIPKGAFEGLLAGCRQDLVTSRYATFDELLGYCDLVASTISTISLAIFGGLGDERAEARGRELATALQLTNIVRDVGEDVARGRVYLPLEDLDRFGAREEDLLALRATPALGEVVRYEARRAIGFFRAAEPVKELVDRDCRFAVTMMGGIYAEVARDVLAHPLDTLRRRIALSTPRKVRAVLVRLLDRRFDRVSD; encoded by the coding sequence GTGAGCGCGGCGCCGGCCGGTCGGGGCGTTTCCGACCTCTCGTCGGCCCACCGCGCGAACCGCAAGCTCACGCACCAGGCCGGCGCCAACTTCTCCGTCGGCTTCCGCTTCCTTCCGAAGCAGCGGCGGCAGGCCGTCTACGCGGCCTACGCCTGGTGCCGCGCCGCCGACGACGCCGTCGACGAGGGAGACCCGGCGGGCGCGCCGGAGCGCCTCGACGCGTGGGCGAGGGAGCTCGACGCCGTCTACGGGGGAAGTCCGTCGAGCCCGGCGGGGATCGCTCTCGCCGAGGCGCTGCCGCGGTTTCCCATACCGAAGGGAGCGTTCGAGGGGCTCCTCGCGGGCTGCCGCCAGGACCTGGTGACGTCGCGTTACGCGACGTTCGATGAGCTCCTCGGCTACTGCGACCTCGTGGCGTCCACGATCTCGACGATCTCCCTCGCGATCTTCGGCGGTCTCGGAGACGAGCGCGCCGAGGCGCGGGGCCGGGAGCTGGCGACGGCGCTGCAGCTGACGAACATCGTGCGCGACGTCGGCGAGGACGTCGCGCGCGGCCGCGTCTATCTCCCTCTCGAGGACCTCGACCGCTTCGGCGCGCGGGAGGAGGACCTCCTCGCGCTGCGGGCGACCCCCGCCCTCGGCGAGGTCGTCCGCTACGAGGCGCGGCGCGCGATCGGTTTCTTCCGCGCGGCCGAGCCGGTGAAGGAGCTCGTCGACCGTGACTGCCGCTTCGCCGTCACGATGATGGGCGGCATCTACGCGGAGGTCGCGCGGGACGTGCTCGCGCACCCGCTCGACACGCTGCGGCGCCGCATCGCGCTCTCCACGCCGCGCAAGGTGCGCGCCGTCCTCGTGCGACTCCTCGACCGGCGCTTCGACCGCGTCTCCGACTGA
- a CDS encoding NAD(P)-binding protein, with protein sequence MNDPSTIAIAGAGPAGLSAATLLARAGRRVVVHEKNATVGARFVGDLQVIEDASDRQENVPAMFARLGLPPPAWVPATRAEFFDAKMRRFEIASKEPYAWFVTRGPGEGTLDTTLLAGALGAGAEVRFRSRLEPASADLVAIGPQTPDGLARERAFETDGTTRVRVLYDPSVAPGGYAYLFTIGGRGTFGCAIVRDLGGIDRYFEKAKEKLLSVDAVPMEGSRDAYSFMNFALAPEPCRDGRPAAGEAGAFQDYLFGLGMRYAISSGALAAEALLTGGDFPALARERFGRRQRVSLVNRFLYEAGGAFGLSLFARLATHVDFRSVLAAFYRPGPVRLALAPLVAALWRNRGRCAHRLPPHWCRAREREIRAPELGRIG encoded by the coding sequence GTGAACGACCCGTCGACGATCGCCATCGCGGGTGCCGGCCCCGCCGGACTCTCCGCTGCGACCCTCCTCGCGCGGGCCGGGCGGAGGGTCGTCGTCCACGAGAAGAACGCCACGGTCGGGGCCCGCTTCGTCGGCGACCTGCAGGTCATCGAGGACGCGTCGGACCGCCAGGAGAACGTTCCGGCCATGTTCGCGCGGCTCGGGCTTCCGCCGCCCGCCTGGGTCCCGGCGACGAGGGCCGAGTTCTTCGACGCGAAGATGCGGCGCTTCGAGATCGCCTCGAAGGAGCCGTATGCCTGGTTCGTCACGCGGGGCCCCGGCGAGGGGACGCTCGACACGACGCTCCTGGCCGGAGCGCTCGGGGCCGGGGCCGAGGTCCGGTTCCGCTCGCGGCTCGAGCCGGCCTCCGCCGACCTCGTGGCGATCGGGCCGCAGACGCCCGACGGCCTCGCCCGCGAGCGGGCGTTCGAGACCGACGGGACCACCCGCGTCCGCGTCCTCTACGACCCCTCGGTCGCTCCCGGCGGCTACGCGTATCTCTTCACGATCGGCGGTCGCGGGACGTTCGGCTGCGCGATCGTTCGCGACCTCGGCGGGATCGACCGGTACTTCGAGAAGGCGAAGGAGAAGCTGCTCTCCGTCGACGCGGTCCCGATGGAGGGAAGCCGCGACGCCTACTCCTTCATGAACTTCGCGCTCGCTCCCGAGCCGTGCCGGGACGGACGCCCGGCGGCGGGCGAGGCGGGGGCGTTCCAGGACTACCTCTTCGGCCTCGGGATGCGCTACGCCATCTCCTCCGGCGCCCTCGCGGCCGAGGCGCTCCTGACGGGAGGCGACTTCCCGGCCCTGGCGCGGGAGAGGTTCGGGCGCCGGCAGCGCGTCTCGCTCGTGAACCGGTTCCTCTACGAGGCGGGAGGCGCCTTCGGCCTCTCGCTCTTCGCGCGCCTGGCGACGCACGTGGACTTCCGTTCGGTCCTCGCCGCGTTCTACCGGCCCGGCCCCGTCCGCCTCGCGCTGGCGCCGCTCGTCGCCGCGCTCTGGCGCAATCGCGGTCGCTGCGCGCACCGGCTTCCCCCGCACTGGTGCCGCGCGCGGGAGCGCGAGATCCGCGCCCCCGAGCTCGGGAGGATCGGGTGA